One Triticum dicoccoides isolate Atlit2015 ecotype Zavitan chromosome 4B, WEW_v2.0, whole genome shotgun sequence genomic window carries:
- the LOC119295108 gene encoding probable acylpyruvase FAHD2, mitochondrial isoform X1 yields the protein MAAAAAQRLLAASTKIVGAGRNYISHAKDLGNPVLKEPVLFLKPTSSFLHAGPTAGPIEVPEPLESLHHEVELAVVISRRARDVPEASAMDFVGGYALALDMSSNDLQSASKSAGLPWTLGKVQDTFTPISAVVPKSAIANPYDLELWLKVDGELRQKGLTSDMIFKIPFLISYISSIMTLMEGDVILTGTPPDGVGPVRVGQKISAGITDLIDVEFDVQRRKRSFSN from the exons ATGGCAGCAGCGGCGGCGCAGAGGCTTCTTGCGGCGAGCACGAAGATCGTCGGGGCCGGGCGCAACTACATCTCCCATGCCAAAGATCTCGGCAACCCTGTCCTCAAG GAACCCGTCCTATTCCTGAAGCCCACGTCGTCATTCCTCCACGCCGGCCCGACCGCCGGCCCCATCGAGGTGCCCGAGCCGCTCGAGTCGCTGCACCACGAggtcgagctcgccgtcgtcatctCCCGGCGCGCGCGCGATGTCCCCGAGGCCTCCGCCATGGATTTCGTCGGAG GTTATGCACTTGCTTTGGACATGTCATCAAACGATCTGCAATCAGCTTCTAAG TCTGCAGGTCTTCCTTGGACTTTGGGTAAAGTACAGGACACCTTTACTCCAATTAGTGCGGTG GTTCCGAAATCAGCAATCGCTAATCCCTATGACCTAGAACTGTGGCTAAAG GTAGATGGTGAACTTAGGCAGAAGGGACTTACAAGTGATATGATATTCAAGATTCCTTTTCTAATCAGCTATATCAGTTCCATCATGACATTAATGGAGGGCGATGTGATATTAACTG GTACTCCCCCAGATGGTGTAGGTCCTGTCCGAGTAGGACAGAAGATTAGTGCTGGTATAACTGACCTCATTGATGTAGAGTTCGATGTTCAGAGACGCAAACGTTCATTTTCTAACTGA
- the LOC119295108 gene encoding probable acylpyruvase FAHD2, mitochondrial isoform X2, whose amino-acid sequence MAAAAAQRLLAASTKIVGAGRNYISHAKDLGNPVLKEPVLFLKPTSSFLHAGPTAGPIEVPEPLESLHHEVELAVVISRRARDVPEASAMDFVGGYALALDMSSNDLQSASKSAGLPWTLGKVQDTFTPISAVVPKSAIANPYDLELWLKVDGELRQKGLTSDMIFKIPFLISYISSIMTLMEGDVILTDGVGPVRVGQKISAGITDLIDVEFDVQRRKRSFSN is encoded by the exons ATGGCAGCAGCGGCGGCGCAGAGGCTTCTTGCGGCGAGCACGAAGATCGTCGGGGCCGGGCGCAACTACATCTCCCATGCCAAAGATCTCGGCAACCCTGTCCTCAAG GAACCCGTCCTATTCCTGAAGCCCACGTCGTCATTCCTCCACGCCGGCCCGACCGCCGGCCCCATCGAGGTGCCCGAGCCGCTCGAGTCGCTGCACCACGAggtcgagctcgccgtcgtcatctCCCGGCGCGCGCGCGATGTCCCCGAGGCCTCCGCCATGGATTTCGTCGGAG GTTATGCACTTGCTTTGGACATGTCATCAAACGATCTGCAATCAGCTTCTAAG TCTGCAGGTCTTCCTTGGACTTTGGGTAAAGTACAGGACACCTTTACTCCAATTAGTGCGGTG GTTCCGAAATCAGCAATCGCTAATCCCTATGACCTAGAACTGTGGCTAAAG GTAGATGGTGAACTTAGGCAGAAGGGACTTACAAGTGATATGATATTCAAGATTCCTTTTCTAATCAGCTATATCAGTTCCATCATGACATTAATGGAGGGCGATGTGATATTAACTG ATGGTGTAGGTCCTGTCCGAGTAGGACAGAAGATTAGTGCTGGTATAACTGACCTCATTGATGTAGAGTTCGATGTTCAGAGACGCAAACGTTCATTTTCTAACTGA